A segment of the Candidatus Kryptonium sp. genome:
ATGGAAGCGTCCCTCATTCGGGATTTGGACTCGGAGTTGAAAGAACACTTGCTTGGATATGCGGACTTGACCATGTAAGAGAAACGATACCATTTCCGAGGATGATTTATAGAATAAAGCCATAACTTTAATTATGATTGGTTCCAAACATATTCAAACTGAATCTGCAATCAAGGGAATCGTATATGTAGCGGATAGCAGGGAAATGCCTGAAATTGAAGATGAAACAATTGATCTTGTTATTACCTCACCCCCATATTGGCATATAAAAGATTACGGTATTGAAGGTCAGATTGGCTATGGGCAAACTTTGCATGAATATCTTAAGGATTTATACAAGGTTTGGACAGAATGCTTTAGAGTTCTTAAACCAGGTGCGAGGACTTGTATAAACATAGGCGATCAATTTTTAAGAAGCATAATATACGGGAGGTATAAAATCGCTTCGCTTCATTCTGAAGTTATCAATCAATGTGAAAAGATAGGTTTTGATTATATGGGCGCCATAATATGGCAGAAGAAAACAACTATGAATACAACTGGTGGCGCAAATGTTATGGGTTCATATCCGTATCCTTCAAATGGAATGATTGAAATTGATTACGAGTTTATACTCATATTTAAAAAGCCGGGCAAAAGGAAGGTTTCAAAAGAAATAAAAGAGCGCTCAAAACTTTCAAAGGAGGAGTGGAAGGAGTATTTTTCAGGACATTGGAATTTTCCGGGTGAAAAACAGATTGATCACGAAGCTATGTTTCCCGATGAGCTTCCGAGGAGATTGATAAAAATGTTCTCTTTTGTAGGTGACACTGTTCTTGATCCTTTTTTGGGAAGCGGAACAACATTAAAAGTTGCCCTTGAGCTTAACAGAAATGGAATTGGATATGAGATAAATCCTAATTTTGTTCCAATTATTGAAGAAAAACTTGGTTTAATGGTTAATCTTGTTGAGTTTAAAAAGAGAAGCTGGGTCTATAATTATAAGTTTGAGAATGTGGACTATCAACCTTATATAAAAGATATTGCTCCGATCATAGAACCATCAAGATTGGGGTTTGAAAAGGGAGGGACTTACAAAGTTGTTGAAGTTTTAAGCGATGGGAAGATAAAACTTGACACAGGGCT
Coding sequences within it:
- a CDS encoding site-specific DNA-methyltransferase encodes the protein MIGSKHIQTESAIKGIVYVADSREMPEIEDETIDLVITSPPYWHIKDYGIEGQIGYGQTLHEYLKDLYKVWTECFRVLKPGARTCINIGDQFLRSIIYGRYKIASLHSEVINQCEKIGFDYMGAIIWQKKTTMNTTGGANVMGSYPYPSNGMIEIDYEFILIFKKPGKRKVSKEIKERSKLSKEEWKEYFSGHWNFPGEKQIDHEAMFPDELPRRLIKMFSFVGDTVLDPFLGSGTTLKVALELNRNGIGYEINPNFVPIIEEKLGLMVNLVEFKKRSWVYNYKFENVDYQPYIKDIAPIIEPSRLGFEKGGTYKVVEVLSDGKIKLDTGLIVKFCGIEIADFERALKYLNDFIKGRQVFLKFDQSCKTTDKEVCAYVFLKNKIFVNKELVKNKSAKVANYNFKFRKRFEEIQNG